The following coding sequences are from one Paenibacillus sp. JDR-2 window:
- a CDS encoding winged helix-turn-helix transcriptional regulator, giving the protein MQKNTVQCQFVTALDSIVGKWKPIILYHLLQGKPLRFNELRRLLPDITQRMLTLHLRELEEEEIVKRVIYPQIPPKVEYSFTEYGKSLSPILESLHQWGKAHMERNQLKQAKNEQTKTD; this is encoded by the coding sequence ATGCAAAAGAACACAGTCCAATGTCAATTCGTTACGGCGCTGGATTCGATCGTAGGCAAATGGAAGCCGATTATCCTTTATCATTTGCTACAAGGCAAACCTTTGCGGTTCAATGAGCTAAGAAGATTGCTGCCCGACATCACGCAAAGGATGCTTACGCTCCATCTGCGCGAATTGGAAGAGGAAGAAATCGTTAAACGGGTCATTTATCCGCAAATCCCGCCGAAAGTGGAATACTCCTTCACGGAATACGGCAAAAGCCTGTCTCCGATTTTGGAGTCCCTGCATCAGTGGGGAAAAGCCCATATGGAGCGGAATCAGCTCAAACAGGCGAAAAATGAACAAACAAAAACGGACTAG
- a CDS encoding FMN-dependent NADH-azoreductase has product MATVLYITAHPLDPEQSFSLAVGKEFIEAYREANPTDEVVHLDLYKELIPQLDADVLRGWEKLRSGSSFDQLTDAEKTKTARLEELVDQFVAADKYVYVSPMWNFTVPPVLKAYTDATSIPGKTFRYTASGPEGLLTGKKALHIQASGSVYSEGPLAPLEMGYSYLRKILRFYGIESMEAIFVEGTALQSQEQAPAVKEKAIAHAKEVAKRF; this is encoded by the coding sequence ATGGCAACCGTATTGTACATTACCGCGCATCCCCTTGATCCAGAGCAATCCTTTAGCCTAGCGGTAGGCAAAGAATTTATTGAAGCGTATCGTGAGGCAAATCCAACGGATGAGGTTGTTCATTTGGATTTGTATAAAGAACTTATTCCGCAATTAGATGCCGATGTTCTAAGAGGCTGGGAAAAGCTTCGGTCGGGTTCCTCCTTCGATCAGCTGACGGATGCCGAGAAAACGAAAACGGCCCGTCTTGAGGAGCTTGTTGATCAATTCGTGGCTGCCGATAAGTACGTCTACGTGTCCCCGATGTGGAATTTCACGGTTCCGCCGGTTTTGAAAGCATATACGGATGCGACTTCAATTCCGGGCAAGACTTTCAGATATACCGCGAGTGGTCCTGAAGGTTTGTTAACCGGCAAAAAAGCGTTGCACATTCAAGCGAGCGGTTCCGTATATTCGGAGGGTCCTTTAGCCCCGCTTGAAATGGGCTACAGCTACCTAAGAAAGATTTTACGGTTCTATGGGATTGAATCCATGGAAGCCATTTTTGTCGAAGGAACGGCATTGCAATCACAGGAGCAAGCACCCGCTGTCAAAGAAAAGGCAATCGCGCATGCTAAAGAGGTCGCCAAACGCTTCTAA
- a CDS encoding winged helix-turn-helix transcriptional regulator, whose protein sequence is MADENCSRVETALEILVGKWKPVILYQLFTNGTMRFSELQRALPDITKKMLTSQLRELEYHDIVHRKIYMQIPPKVEYSITDYGMKMTPLLEAINAWGTMHIQHLNELYSEGRKPEDAETK, encoded by the coding sequence ATGGCAGACGAAAACTGCAGCCGGGTGGAGACCGCATTAGAAATTTTAGTCGGGAAATGGAAGCCCGTTATTTTATATCAGCTGTTCACCAACGGTACGATGCGTTTTAGCGAGCTCCAACGGGCGCTGCCGGACATTACGAAAAAGATGCTGACCTCTCAGCTCAGAGAATTGGAATACCATGACATCGTGCACCGGAAAATCTATATGCAGATCCCCCCGAAGGTCGAATACTCCATCACGGATTACGGGATGAAAATGACCCCTCTCCTGGAAGCGATTAATGCATGGGGCACTATGCATATCCAGCATCTGAACGAGCTGTACAGCGAAGGCCGCAAGCCCGAGGACGCCGAAACGAAATAA